Proteins found in one Gemmatimonadales bacterium genomic segment:
- a CDS encoding tetratricopeptide repeat protein — MNLDKLKDTARKHEQKEDWRKAIEVYQRVLQAFESGEEAAPDLALYNKVGDLHLKVGDIPAAVRSYERAVELYSEQGFSNNAIAVCGKILRYDPHRTRTYIQLARLHAKKNMAGEAKKNLIEYLERMNREGLRDDAFRDVKAFADQFASSDEIRIMLAELLRVASRGAEAREQLEKLASDLESRGDQAGAQRTRDRMHEMESSEAPAPPPEDAPRRRGDLVFLDIGLDTPFGSPTGFGAPTREVRLVEEPDAPPPSLDPPTGEVTISASDLMQSDIEDTEAAEFDVVPVEGLERVEAGALDEMEILPVDPDLVADQTHLEPDEAPPPVDGFEPGMADDTGTVPLVANDVTGLVSDLTIDITTASQLDEDAPERIEEEPLLGDLEVSIETDQESYAVEVPPVWDVDDPALELVDEAAGTEGAEATEVVELPPEARVSALEDRVLDDPDNPDVHRALGEALLSLGQRERGIEELDLALSRLEELEDWDRANDVAEELARLEPSEIRYFQKLVEFAYRVGHRGRVVEAYLELGDALVRIGAVEKALAVYGRVAESEPDNARARAAIDSLAPPPPPTPPVVSAPPAPPPSEEFVDLGAMLLDGDAREKPKDTRMRVQDEEPTGDEERDFAEMLKQFKRGLDENLEDEDYQSHYDLGIAFKEMGLLDEAIAEFQKALRSPDARLRTSEALGSSFFDKGQFAVAEAILRRAVDGLSGQDNEKIGLLYWLGRALEAEGRGNEARPYYERALAVDVKFMDLNDRLKAILKGGAS; from the coding sequence ATGAACCTCGATAAGCTCAAAGACACCGCCAGGAAGCATGAGCAGAAAGAAGACTGGCGGAAGGCCATCGAGGTCTACCAGCGAGTCCTGCAGGCGTTCGAATCCGGCGAGGAAGCGGCACCCGACCTGGCGCTGTACAACAAGGTCGGCGACTTGCACTTGAAGGTCGGTGACATTCCCGCGGCGGTGCGCTCCTACGAGCGGGCCGTGGAGCTCTACAGCGAGCAGGGCTTTTCCAACAACGCCATCGCCGTCTGCGGCAAGATCCTCCGGTACGACCCGCACCGCACCCGCACCTACATCCAGCTCGCCAGGCTGCACGCCAAGAAGAACATGGCGGGCGAGGCCAAGAAGAACCTCATCGAGTACCTCGAGCGAATGAATCGCGAGGGACTCCGGGACGACGCGTTCCGGGACGTGAAGGCCTTCGCCGACCAGTTCGCGAGCAGCGACGAAATTCGCATCATGCTGGCGGAACTGCTGCGTGTCGCGTCCCGTGGTGCGGAGGCGCGCGAACAGCTCGAGAAGCTCGCCTCCGACCTCGAGAGCCGGGGAGACCAGGCCGGGGCCCAGCGGACCCGCGACCGCATGCACGAAATGGAGTCCAGCGAAGCACCCGCGCCGCCGCCGGAGGACGCGCCACGACGCAGGGGCGACCTGGTCTTTCTCGACATCGGGCTCGACACCCCGTTCGGTTCGCCGACCGGTTTCGGGGCGCCAACCCGCGAGGTGCGGTTGGTCGAGGAGCCGGACGCGCCGCCGCCCTCGCTCGACCCGCCGACCGGGGAAGTGACAATCTCGGCGTCCGACCTGATGCAGTCAGACATCGAGGACACCGAGGCGGCAGAGTTCGACGTGGTACCGGTGGAGGGGCTCGAGCGGGTGGAGGCGGGGGCGCTCGACGAGATGGAGATCCTGCCGGTCGATCCCGACCTGGTGGCCGATCAGACCCACCTGGAGCCGGACGAGGCCCCGCCGCCGGTCGACGGCTTTGAGCCAGGCATGGCCGACGACACCGGCACCGTGCCCCTGGTCGCCAATGATGTCACCGGCCTCGTGTCCGACTTGACGATTGATATCACGACCGCGTCGCAACTGGACGAGGACGCGCCCGAGCGCATCGAGGAGGAGCCACTCCTCGGGGATCTCGAGGTTTCGATCGAGACGGACCAGGAGAGCTACGCCGTCGAGGTGCCGCCCGTCTGGGACGTGGACGATCCGGCACTTGAACTGGTCGACGAGGCCGCCGGCACGGAGGGCGCCGAGGCGACCGAGGTGGTGGAGCTGCCTCCTGAAGCGCGGGTGTCCGCGCTCGAGGACCGGGTCCTCGACGATCCCGACAATCCGGACGTGCACCGCGCACTGGGCGAGGCCCTCCTGTCGCTCGGGCAACGCGAGCGGGGGATCGAGGAGCTCGATCTGGCGTTGAGCCGCCTCGAGGAGCTCGAGGATTGGGACCGCGCCAACGATGTCGCGGAGGAACTGGCCCGGCTCGAGCCATCCGAAATCCGGTACTTCCAGAAGCTGGTCGAGTTTGCCTATCGGGTCGGTCACCGGGGACGGGTCGTCGAGGCATACCTGGAACTGGGCGACGCCCTGGTGCGGATCGGTGCCGTCGAGAAGGCACTGGCGGTCTACGGCCGCGTCGCCGAGAGCGAACCCGACAACGCACGGGCGCGCGCCGCCATCGACTCCCTCGCCCCGCCGCCGCCGCCCACACCCCCGGTGGTGTCCGCCCCGCCCGCTCCGCCCCCGTCGGAGGAGTTCGTGGATCTCGGGGCCATGCTCCTCGATGGCGATGCCAGGGAGAAGCCGAAGGACACCCGGATGCGGGTGCAGGACGAGGAGCCGACGGGCGATGAGGAGCGAGATTTCGCCGAGATGCTGAAGCAGTTCAAGCGGGGGCTGGACGAGAACCTCGAGGACGAGGACTACCAGTCGCACTACGACCTGGGCATCGCGTTCAAGGAGATGGGGCTGCTCGACGAGGCCATCGCCGAATTCCAGAAGGCCCTCCGCTCGCCGGATGCGCGCCTGCGCACGTCGGAGGCGCTGGGCTCGTCATTCTTCGACAAGGGCCAGTTTGCCGTGGCGGAGGCCATCCTGCGCCGCGCCGTCGACGGGCTGAGCGGCCAGGACAACGAGAAGATCGGCCTCCTGTACTGGCTCGGCCGGGCGCTCGAGGCGGAAGGGCGGGGGAACGAGGCCCGACCCTACTATGAGCGGGCGCTGGCGGTGGACGTCAAGTTCATGGACCTCAATGACCGGCTGAAGGCCATCCTGAAGGGCGGGGCGTCGTGA
- a CDS encoding polyprenyl synthetase family protein translates to MTQATPATLADIQAPVRARLEEVRSELRRIVEADFGLIAEVNAHLLQMQGKMLRPTLLLLADEATGEPDERAPTLGAVVELIHLATLVHDDSVDHSVRRRGMPTINALFSHQVSVIMGDYLYSRAVIELVRLADLEPLRILGRVTNEMTVGEMRQLLAHDRLAFSEEQYDLLITAKTASLLSGACETGAIRAPAVQRQAMREFGLRLGMAFQIVDDLLDYTGDASVTGKPVGADLREHKVTLPLIYALPRLSSAQRRAVSVLMETEVPSDEQIAAVVDAVTEAGGLDYARERAHALSTGAEEVLEVLAPSPAREALRASIPFVLDRRS, encoded by the coding sequence GTGACCCAGGCGACCCCGGCGACCCTCGCCGACATCCAGGCTCCCGTGCGGGCCCGGCTGGAGGAGGTGCGGTCGGAGCTCCGGCGCATCGTCGAGGCCGACTTCGGGCTGATCGCCGAGGTCAACGCCCACCTCCTGCAGATGCAGGGGAAGATGCTCCGTCCCACGCTGCTGCTCCTGGCCGACGAGGCCACGGGGGAGCCCGACGAGCGCGCGCCCACGCTGGGCGCCGTGGTCGAGCTGATCCACCTCGCCACCCTCGTGCACGACGACTCGGTGGACCATTCGGTGCGCCGGCGCGGGATGCCGACGATCAACGCCCTGTTCAGTCACCAGGTGTCGGTCATCATGGGCGACTACCTCTACTCCCGGGCGGTGATCGAACTGGTGCGCCTCGCCGATCTGGAGCCGCTCCGCATCCTCGGCCGCGTGACCAACGAGATGACCGTCGGCGAGATGCGGCAGCTCCTTGCCCACGACCGGCTGGCCTTCTCGGAGGAGCAGTACGACCTCCTGATCACCGCCAAGACGGCCTCCCTCCTCTCGGGCGCCTGCGAGACGGGCGCCATTCGGGCCCCGGCGGTCCAGCGACAGGCCATGCGGGAGTTCGGGCTCCGGCTGGGCATGGCCTTCCAGATCGTCGACGACCTCCTCGACTACACCGGGGACGCCTCCGTGACGGGCAAGCCGGTCGGTGCGGACCTGCGGGAGCACAAGGTGACCCTGCCCCTGATCTACGCCCTGCCCAGGCTGAGCAGCGCGCAACGCCGCGCGGTCTCGGTGCTGATGGAGACCGAGGTCCCCTCGGACGAGCAGATCGCCGCCGTGGTCGACGCGGTGACCGAGGCCGGGGGCCTCGACTACGCCCGCGAACGGGCGCACGCCCTGTCGACCGGCGCGGAGGAAGTCCTGGAGGTTCTCGCCCCGAGTCCGGCGCGCGAAGCGCTCCGGGCGAGCATTCCCTTCGTGCTGGATCGGAGGAGCTGA
- a CDS encoding DUF4321 domain-containing protein, whose product MAGGPRRPGFYLGVLTTGFLAGGFLTALLRQFLPESAARDFFTTAVHPTLGPVSVDLLVLDFTLGPVGLDVTLLSLVGVLVAYFIARSLF is encoded by the coding sequence ATGGCAGGCGGACCACGTCGCCCCGGGTTCTACCTCGGGGTGCTGACCACGGGATTCCTGGCGGGAGGCTTTCTGACGGCCCTCCTGCGGCAGTTCCTCCCCGAGAGCGCGGCGCGAGACTTTTTCACCACGGCGGTCCATCCGACGCTGGGGCCTGTCTCCGTGGACCTGCTGGTGCTAGACTTTACGCTGGGACCGGTCGGGCTGGATGTGACGTTGCTGAGTCTGGTGGGCGTCCTCGTGGCCTATTTCATCGCGCGGTCCCTCTTCTAA
- a CDS encoding twin-arginine translocase TatA/TatE family subunit, with the protein MLGNLGFSELMILMVVILLVFGAKRLPEIGSSIGKGIREFKRSISDAGDAINSAPDDRTQLPRSMDAPPPSNSASGSGEPKRLSQ; encoded by the coding sequence ATGCTTGGGAATCTCGGCTTTTCTGAATTGATGATCTTGATGGTGGTCATTTTGCTGGTCTTCGGCGCCAAGCGGTTGCCCGAGATCGGCTCATCCATCGGCAAGGGGATCAGGGAGTTCAAGCGCAGCATCTCCGATGCGGGTGATGCGATCAACAGCGCTCCGGATGATCGCACGCAGCTGCCGCGATCGATGGACGCCCCTCCGCCGAGCAACAGCGCCAGCGGTTCGGGCGAGCCGAAGCGGCTCTCGCAGTAA